In Providencia rettgeri, the following proteins share a genomic window:
- a CDS encoding LysR family transcriptional regulator, giving the protein MPQKIDFNLIYALNLLLEEGSVGGAAEKMNLSAPAMSRILGRIREQFNDPILVRAGRKLVPTPRALELKEQLSHIIAQAEALIDPDELFNPKTLERTFVIRANDIFIGALGGGLLEKLRELAPQSRLVFIAESDTEDDSLRSGKVDLVIGSSRDWHPEIKAQSLFTSTFQALVRPEHPIIGQVTPESLTHYPHISVSRRGRTLGPIDDALRDLQLQRNVVLTLPSFHSAMMLTMNSDYILPLPRHVLQGVKSVNLPLVEIELPLELESIFIVQAWHPRLDRDPAHQWLRQTIKQFFLEKE; this is encoded by the coding sequence ATGCCACAAAAAATTGATTTCAATTTGATTTATGCGTTGAATTTATTGTTGGAAGAGGGAAGTGTAGGAGGAGCAGCCGAAAAAATGAACCTGAGCGCTCCTGCCATGAGCCGAATTTTAGGGAGAATTCGTGAGCAATTTAATGACCCGATCCTAGTCAGGGCGGGGCGTAAATTAGTACCCACGCCGAGAGCATTAGAACTAAAAGAACAACTTAGCCATATTATTGCTCAAGCGGAAGCGCTAATAGATCCTGACGAGTTATTCAATCCAAAAACATTAGAAAGAACATTTGTTATTCGTGCGAATGATATTTTCATTGGTGCTTTAGGTGGCGGGTTATTAGAAAAACTGAGGGAGCTGGCACCACAAAGCCGTTTAGTTTTTATTGCAGAAAGTGATACAGAAGATGATTCTTTGCGTAGTGGTAAGGTAGACTTGGTTATCGGTTCTTCTCGAGATTGGCACCCTGAAATTAAAGCTCAGAGCTTATTTACCAGCACTTTTCAGGCGTTAGTTCGCCCTGAGCATCCGATTATCGGGCAGGTGACGCCTGAAAGTTTAACCCATTACCCGCATATTAGCGTATCACGGAGAGGGCGAACGTTAGGGCCAATTGATGACGCATTACGGGATCTTCAATTACAGCGTAATGTTGTATTAACCTTACCTAGCTTTCATTCAGCCATGATGCTAACAATGAATTCTGATTATATTTTGCCGCTTCCTCGTCATGTGCTACAAGGGGTCAAGAGTGTGAATTTGCCATTAGTTGAAATTGAACTTCCTTTAGAGTTGGAATCGATATTTATTGTGCAGGCATGGCATCCAAGATTGGATAGGGACCCTGCGCATCAATGGTTACGCCAGACGATCAAACAGTTTTTTTTAGAGAAAGAATAG
- the fliZ gene encoding flagella biosynthesis regulatory protein FliZ, with amino-acid sequence MSASIVKKRPLSRYIKDFKHSQTHCAHCHKTLDRISLVFNDDILNKEAIADMTELVDEGTWGELQGKFTALCRFCSEIYCNSNTDYFDIMSFKQYLFLQTEMSHSTVREYVVRLRRLDELLSSSNFSMKEFTASKVQDELSEKMTDSAFSNYNIALRKYEQYLFWESEKRNN; translated from the coding sequence ATGTCTGCTTCTATTGTAAAGAAACGGCCTCTGAGTCGTTACATCAAAGATTTTAAACACAGCCAAACTCATTGTGCACATTGTCACAAGACTCTTGATCGCATCTCTTTAGTTTTCAACGATGACATCTTAAATAAAGAAGCTATCGCTGATATGACTGAATTGGTTGATGAGGGCACTTGGGGGGAGCTACAAGGTAAATTTACTGCACTTTGTCGTTTTTGTAGTGAAATTTATTGCAATAGTAATACTGATTATTTTGATATTATGTCATTTAAACAGTATTTATTCTTACAGACTGAGATGAGCCATAGCACAGTTCGTGAATATGTTGTTCGCTTACGCCGTTTAGATGAGCTGTTATCCTCATCTAATTTTTCTATGAAAGAATTTACTGCGAGTAAAGTTCAAGATGAATTAAGTGAGAAAATGACAGATTCTGCGTTCAGTAATTACAATATTGCATTACGTAAATATGAGCAGTATTTATTCTGGGAATCAGAAAAACGCAATAATTAG
- the cspE gene encoding transcription antiterminator/RNA stability regulator CspE yields the protein MSDKMKGQVKWFNESKGFGFITPADGSKDVFVHFSAIQGNGFKTLAEGQQVEFTIENGAKGPAAANVTAI from the coding sequence ATGTCCGACAAAATGAAAGGTCAAGTTAAGTGGTTCAACGAGTCTAAAGGCTTCGGTTTCATCACTCCAGCTGATGGTAGCAAAGACGTTTTCGTCCACTTCTCTGCCATTCAGGGCAATGGTTTCAAAACTCTGGCTGAAGGTCAGCAAGTTGAATTCACCATTGAAAACGGTGCAAAAGGCCCAGCAGCTGCTAACGTAACTGCTATCTAA
- a CDS encoding DUF5339 domain-containing protein, translating to MKKLILACGMGLLALTITACSEEEKKGEVAGATETCNAYFAEVDSLIAKASENPQAKTQLDAMKGQLEEGKKQVAALPKDQQDKACQQGIDAMKQMKTALGLQ from the coding sequence ATGAAAAAGTTGATTTTAGCTTGTGGTATGGGGTTATTGGCACTGACGATCACTGCTTGTTCAGAAGAAGAGAAAAAAGGCGAAGTTGCTGGTGCAACTGAAACTTGTAATGCTTACTTTGCTGAAGTTGATAGCTTAATTGCTAAAGCTTCGGAAAATCCGCAAGCAAAAACGCAGTTAGATGCAATGAAAGGCCAGTTGGAAGAAGGTAAAAAACAAGTTGCTGCACTACCTAAAGATCAGCAAGATAAAGCTTGCCAACAAGGTATTGATGCAATGAAACAGATGAAAACTGCTTTAGGCCTGCAATAA
- the mgtA gene encoding magnesium-translocating P-type ATPase: MTEIREPRKSVKAAVRQKFIVGEQASKNIEQVLNEYQTNLLGLPENEAMDRLVTEGENEVAHEKAPPAWKQLISSFKNPFIFVLIILAIVSFFTDYVIPKRQGEETDLTGVIIIVTMVLLSGFLRFWQEYRTNKAAEALKSLVRTTATVFRRDNKTGRSVRKEVPIKCLVPGDIVLLSAGDMVPADLKLVESRDLFISQAILTGESIPVEKYDTLGDVSAKSLEPVSPTENELLEISNICLMGTNVTSGTARGIVVATGGKTYLGSLAKSIVGSRAQTSFDRGVNSVSWLLIRFMLVMVPIVLLINGFTKGDWFEATLFSLAVAVGLTPEMLPMIVSSNLAKGAIAMSKHKVIVKRLNAIQNFGAMDVLCTDKTGTLTQDRIILEHYLDSNGLRNSKILQLAWLNSFHQSGAKNMMDQAIIRRGRGNSEVEQLKGFQKIDELPFDFIRRKLSVTVRTPEGEALLICKGAAEEMLAVCQSYQQDGELHLLDDQARTKITELVSDYNRQGFRVLLLATRYLNKAEASLPLSAQAEHQLELQGILTFLDPAKESAISAIAALRENGVTVKVLTGDNAIITEKICHDVGLNISEIMTGLEVEELTDEELSQKVEQVSVFCKLTPLQKSRILKRLQANGHTVGFLGDGINDAPALRDADVGISVDTGTDIAKESADIILLEKDLMVLEQGVIKGRETFGNIIKYLNMTASSNFGNVFSVLIASAFIPFLPMLAIHLLVQNLLYDISQLALPWDKMDKEFLKRPRKWDAKNIGRFMIWIGPTSSIFDITTFALMWYVFQANSVAHEALFQSGWFVEGLLSQTLVVHMLRTQKIPFIQSTAALPVMLTTGLIMALGLYIPFSSFGEMIGLQPLPIEYFPWLALTLVSYCVVAQLMKQFYIKRFGTWL, from the coding sequence ATGACTGAAATAAGAGAACCGCGCAAAAGCGTCAAAGCAGCTGTTCGCCAAAAATTTATTGTTGGCGAACAAGCGAGTAAAAATATTGAGCAAGTGCTCAACGAATATCAAACAAATTTATTAGGCTTACCAGAGAATGAGGCGATGGATCGCTTAGTGACTGAAGGCGAAAATGAAGTTGCTCATGAAAAAGCCCCTCCAGCATGGAAACAATTGATCTCTTCCTTTAAAAATCCATTCATATTCGTACTGATTATATTAGCCATTGTGAGCTTTTTTACGGATTATGTTATTCCCAAACGTCAAGGTGAAGAAACAGATTTAACCGGGGTGATTATTATCGTCACGATGGTTTTACTGAGTGGATTTTTACGTTTTTGGCAAGAGTATCGTACCAATAAAGCGGCAGAAGCCTTGAAATCTTTAGTTCGTACGACAGCGACTGTATTTCGTCGCGACAATAAAACGGGGCGCTCAGTTCGAAAAGAGGTACCGATTAAATGCTTAGTACCTGGGGATATAGTGTTGTTATCCGCAGGGGATATGGTTCCTGCTGATTTAAAGTTAGTCGAATCAAGAGATTTATTTATTAGCCAAGCGATTCTAACGGGGGAGTCCATACCAGTTGAAAAATATGACACATTGGGTGATGTTTCAGCTAAAAGTTTAGAACCTGTATCGCCAACAGAAAATGAGTTGTTAGAAATTTCAAATATCTGCTTAATGGGAACTAATGTTACCAGTGGTACAGCCCGTGGAATTGTAGTCGCAACAGGCGGAAAAACCTATTTAGGCTCACTGGCCAAATCGATTGTGGGAAGCCGTGCACAAACATCGTTTGATCGTGGTGTGAATAGTGTCAGTTGGTTATTGATCCGTTTTATGTTGGTCATGGTACCAATTGTCTTACTTATCAATGGGTTTACTAAAGGAGATTGGTTCGAAGCGACATTATTCTCACTGGCTGTTGCTGTGGGGTTAACGCCCGAAATGTTACCGATGATTGTAAGCTCAAACTTAGCCAAAGGGGCAATCGCCATGTCAAAACACAAGGTGATTGTCAAAAGATTAAATGCGATACAAAACTTTGGTGCAATGGATGTGCTGTGTACGGATAAAACGGGAACTTTAACGCAAGATCGTATTATTTTAGAACATTATTTAGACAGTAATGGGCTGAGAAATAGTAAAATCTTGCAACTGGCTTGGCTAAATAGCTTCCATCAAAGTGGCGCTAAAAACATGATGGATCAGGCAATTATTCGCCGTGGTAGAGGTAACAGTGAAGTTGAGCAGCTAAAAGGATTTCAAAAAATTGATGAATTACCCTTTGATTTTATTCGACGCAAATTGTCAGTAACTGTGAGAACACCGGAGGGTGAAGCCCTACTTATTTGTAAGGGAGCGGCTGAGGAAATGTTAGCTGTTTGCCAAAGTTACCAACAAGATGGTGAACTTCATTTACTGGATGACCAAGCAAGAACAAAAATTACCGAGCTAGTGAGTGACTATAACAGACAGGGATTTCGTGTATTGTTACTCGCTACTCGTTATTTGAATAAAGCGGAAGCCAGCTTACCGCTTTCGGCTCAAGCAGAGCATCAGTTAGAATTGCAAGGCATTTTAACTTTTCTTGACCCCGCAAAAGAAAGTGCAATTTCAGCTATTGCTGCACTACGTGAAAACGGTGTGACGGTTAAGGTGTTGACGGGGGATAATGCGATTATTACTGAAAAAATTTGTCATGATGTTGGTTTAAATATCAGTGAAATCATGACCGGCTTAGAGGTTGAAGAGCTGACAGACGAAGAGTTGAGCCAAAAAGTTGAACAGGTTTCCGTTTTTTGTAAATTAACACCCTTGCAAAAGTCCCGTATTTTAAAACGGTTACAAGCTAATGGACATACGGTTGGTTTTCTTGGTGATGGGATCAATGATGCGCCTGCGTTACGTGATGCTGATGTGGGAATTTCAGTTGATACAGGGACGGATATTGCTAAGGAGTCTGCGGATATTATCTTACTTGAAAAAGATTTGATGGTATTAGAGCAGGGGGTGATTAAAGGACGAGAGACATTCGGTAATATTATTAAATACTTAAATATGACCGCGAGCTCTAACTTCGGTAACGTATTTTCTGTATTAATTGCGAGTGCATTTATTCCCTTCCTACCGATGCTAGCTATTCATTTGCTCGTTCAAAACTTGCTGTATGATATTTCCCAGCTTGCATTGCCATGGGATAAAATGGACAAAGAGTTTTTAAAACGCCCCCGCAAGTGGGATGCAAAGAATATCGGCCGTTTTATGATTTGGATTGGGCCAACATCATCTATCTTTGATATTACGACTTTCGCACTAATGTGGTACGTGTTCCAAGCAAATAGTGTTGCTCATGAAGCGTTGTTCCAATCGGGTTGGTTTGTTGAAGGGTTACTTTCACAGACGCTAGTTGTTCATATGTTAAGAACACAAAAAATACCGTTTATACAAAGTACTGCCGCACTACCTGTTATGCTAACAACGGGGTTAATTATGGCTCTTGGGCTATATATTCCATTTTCTTCATTTGGTGAAATGATAGGATTACAACCGTTACCAATAGAATATTTCCCATGGTTAGCGCTCACATTAGTAAGCTATTGTGTTGTCGCTCAGTTGATGAAGCAATTTTATATCAAACGTTTTGGAACTTGGTTATAA
- a CDS encoding MgtC family protein: MLFSPDILNLLSAMCFGALIGAERQWRQRMAGLRTNALVATGAAVFILSSVTTSPDSPGRIAAQVVSGIGFLGAGVIMREGMNIRGLNTAATLWCSAGIGVLCGLGQYSLALMATLLILCANILLREAASRINKQPQQQALDVEQRYKIRVMCHQTDEILVRTLILQAINGLHIRLRSLSSADTLKPEQLEVCAEFLATPAEQKEIEALVCRISLEQSVSAINWKVASELPA, from the coding sequence ATGCTTTTTTCCCCTGATATTTTAAATTTACTGTCTGCTATGTGTTTTGGTGCATTAATTGGTGCTGAGCGCCAATGGCGTCAACGAATGGCGGGATTGAGAACGAATGCACTGGTTGCAACTGGAGCGGCGGTATTTATTTTAAGTTCTGTAACGACATCGCCAGATAGCCCCGGGCGTATTGCTGCTCAAGTGGTGTCTGGAATTGGCTTCCTTGGGGCGGGTGTGATTATGCGTGAAGGCATGAATATCCGAGGGTTAAACACTGCGGCGACGCTTTGGTGTTCTGCAGGGATCGGTGTTTTATGTGGATTAGGGCAATACTCTTTGGCATTGATGGCGACATTATTAATTTTATGCGCCAATATTTTGTTAAGAGAAGCGGCTTCACGAATTAATAAACAACCTCAACAGCAAGCGCTCGATGTCGAACAACGTTATAAAATTCGTGTCATGTGCCATCAAACGGATGAAATCTTAGTAAGAACACTTATTTTACAAGCAATTAACGGATTGCATATTCGATTGCGATCGTTAAGCAGCGCAGACACATTGAAACCTGAACAGCTGGAAGTGTGTGCTGAGTTTCTTGCGACACCTGCCGAACAGAAAGAAATTGAAGCATTGGTATGCAGAATAAGCCTTGAGCAAAGTGTTAGTGCTATCAATTGGAAAGTGGCATCAGAGCTACCGGCCTGA
- the putA gene encoding trifunctional transcriptional regulator/proline dehydrogenase/L-glutamate gamma-semialdehyde dehydrogenase, with the protein MSSTTTMGVRLDEATRERIKNAAQRLDRTSHWLIKQAIYNYLEQLDNGQAFPELAPGIDVKENQTSDEDTTVESNYQPFLDFAEHILPQSVKRSAITSAYRIPETQAVPMLLQQAQLPTEQAEAAHKLAYSIAEKLRNQKNGIGRSGLVQGLLQEFSLSSQEGVALMCLAEALLRIPDKATRDALIRDKISNGNWQSHLGQSSSMFVNAATWGLLFTGKLVSTHNEAKLSTSLNRIISKSGEPLVRKGVDMAMRLMGEQFVTGETISQALANARKLEDKGFRYSYDMLGEAALTEKDAQDYMVSYQQAIHAIGKASNGRGIYEGPGISIKLSALHPRYSRAQYSRVMEELYPRLLSLVLQAHQYDVGINIDAEEADRLEISLDLLEKLCFEPQLAGWNGIGFVIQAYQKRCPFVIDSIINLAERSQRRLMIRLVKGAYWDSEIKRAQMDGLEGYPVYTRKVYTDVSYIACARKLLSVPNLIYPQFATHNAHTLSAIYQIAGKNYYPGQYEFQCLHGMGEPLYEQVVGKVADGKLNRPCRIYAPVGTHETLLAYLVRRLLENGANTSFVNRIADATIPLDELVVDPVKDVLELSKTEGQIGLPHPKIPLPRDLYGQERVNSMGLDLSNEHRLASLSSALLSAAMQQKTAEPLLGGDFQASQTLPEATPIINPACHKDIVGYVRETTEQEAEHALNTANDAGTIWFATPPSERAAILLRAADLMEQQLQPLLDILVREAGKTYNNAIAEVREAVDFLNYYATQVKNDFDNNTHRPLGPVVCISPWNFPLAIFSGQIAAALAAGNTVLAKPAEQTPLIGAIAVSILHQAGIPRDVLQFLPGKGETIGAQLVGDARVRGVMFTGSTEVAGLLQRNIAGRLDAQGRPTPLIAETGGLNAMIVDSSALTEQVVTDVVASAFDSAGQRCSALRILCIQEDVADRTIRMLKGAMEECRMGNPEHLSTDIGPVIDREAKENIDQHIQKMRSKGKSVFQAAFENHDDQQEQQEGTYVKPTLIELDDVSELKKEIFGPVLHVVRFKRDELEALVEQINAAGYGLTLGVHTRIDETINQVVSKAKVGNLYVNRNMVGAVVGVQPFGGEGLSGTGPKAGGPLYLYRLLSERPDNAVSNTLERQDSHFPMDASARTVLLEPFEALTQWSEKQNSIISPSAIELFTRHSQTGTTRVLPGPTGERNTYTLRPRGLILCLSDNEQDGLTQLTAVLSAGCQVLWPDSELHQKLFKSLPEKVRKTISLTKNWIEAKEPIEGVIYHGDSDQLKEVCAVVAQRKGPIISVQGFERGETNLLTERLLHERSLSVNTAAAGGNASLMTIG; encoded by the coding sequence ATGAGTAGCACTACAACTATGGGTGTGAGACTTGATGAAGCAACTCGGGAACGCATTAAAAATGCCGCTCAGCGTCTTGACCGCACATCACACTGGCTTATCAAACAAGCTATTTATAATTACCTAGAACAACTCGATAATGGCCAAGCCTTTCCAGAGCTCGCACCAGGTATCGATGTAAAAGAAAATCAAACTTCTGATGAAGACACCACCGTTGAATCTAACTATCAACCATTCTTAGATTTCGCAGAGCACATTTTACCACAATCTGTAAAACGCTCTGCAATTACTTCTGCCTATCGAATTCCTGAAACACAAGCTGTCCCAATGTTATTGCAACAAGCACAACTCCCGACAGAACAAGCTGAAGCCGCTCATAAATTAGCGTATTCAATCGCTGAAAAACTACGTAATCAAAAAAATGGCATCGGCCGTTCAGGCTTAGTTCAAGGGCTACTCCAAGAATTTTCACTTTCATCTCAAGAAGGTGTCGCACTAATGTGTCTCGCAGAGGCCTTATTGCGCATTCCTGATAAGGCAACGCGAGATGCACTTATCCGTGACAAAATTAGCAATGGGAATTGGCAATCACACCTTGGCCAAAGCAGCTCAATGTTTGTCAATGCCGCAACTTGGGGATTGCTGTTTACGGGCAAATTAGTTTCTACACATAATGAAGCAAAGCTATCAACCTCACTTAATCGCATCATTAGTAAAAGTGGTGAGCCCCTCGTGCGCAAAGGCGTTGATATGGCGATGCGCCTTATGGGAGAGCAATTCGTCACTGGCGAAACAATCTCCCAAGCACTCGCTAACGCACGCAAACTCGAAGATAAAGGCTTCCGATATTCTTACGATATGCTAGGGGAAGCCGCATTAACGGAAAAAGATGCGCAAGATTACATGGTGTCTTACCAGCAGGCTATCCATGCTATTGGCAAAGCATCAAATGGCCGCGGTATTTATGAAGGCCCGGGGATTTCAATCAAGTTATCTGCATTGCATCCACGTTATAGCCGTGCACAATACTCTCGCGTGATGGAAGAGCTTTACCCACGCCTGTTATCCCTTGTATTACAAGCACATCAATACGATGTAGGGATTAACATTGACGCAGAAGAAGCCGACCGCTTAGAAATCTCTTTAGATTTGCTAGAAAAACTCTGCTTCGAACCACAGCTTGCGGGTTGGAATGGGATAGGCTTTGTTATCCAAGCCTACCAAAAACGCTGCCCATTTGTGATTGATTCAATTATAAATTTAGCTGAACGAAGCCAACGCCGCTTAATGATCCGCTTGGTAAAAGGTGCTTATTGGGACAGTGAAATCAAGCGCGCTCAAATGGATGGGCTAGAAGGTTACCCAGTTTATACGCGTAAAGTGTATACTGACGTATCTTATATTGCCTGCGCACGAAAACTCTTGTCGGTTCCCAATTTAATTTACCCGCAATTTGCAACACACAACGCACACACCCTCTCTGCCATCTACCAAATTGCAGGTAAAAACTACTACCCTGGCCAGTACGAGTTCCAATGTCTACATGGAATGGGTGAGCCACTTTATGAGCAAGTTGTTGGTAAAGTTGCCGATGGCAAACTAAACCGCCCTTGTCGTATTTATGCACCTGTTGGTACACACGAAACTTTATTAGCCTATTTGGTGCGTCGATTATTAGAAAATGGCGCAAATACTTCATTTGTAAACCGTATCGCTGATGCTACTATTCCTCTCGATGAATTAGTTGTCGACCCAGTTAAAGATGTTTTAGAACTGTCTAAAACTGAAGGGCAAATTGGCTTACCACACCCAAAAATTCCATTACCACGTGATCTGTACGGCCAAGAACGTGTGAATTCAATGGGGCTTGACCTATCAAACGAACATCGATTGGCTTCGTTATCAAGTGCCCTTCTGAGCGCGGCTATGCAGCAAAAAACCGCAGAACCACTGTTAGGGGGTGATTTCCAAGCTTCGCAAACGTTACCTGAAGCTACACCAATTATTAACCCTGCCTGCCACAAAGATATTGTCGGCTACGTTCGTGAAACTACAGAGCAAGAAGCTGAGCACGCATTAAATACCGCTAACGATGCAGGTACTATCTGGTTCGCAACCCCGCCTTCTGAGCGAGCGGCTATCTTATTACGAGCGGCTGATCTCATGGAACAGCAGCTACAACCGCTGTTAGATATTTTAGTGCGTGAGGCGGGTAAAACTTACAACAATGCGATTGCAGAGGTTAGGGAAGCGGTAGATTTTCTTAACTACTATGCAACCCAAGTCAAAAATGATTTTGATAATAACACTCACCGTCCTTTAGGGCCTGTGGTCTGTATTAGTCCATGGAACTTCCCGTTAGCAATATTTTCAGGCCAAATTGCGGCGGCTCTCGCAGCAGGTAACACCGTACTCGCGAAACCCGCTGAACAAACACCATTAATCGGCGCTATCGCGGTATCTATTTTGCATCAAGCGGGTATTCCACGCGATGTACTGCAATTTTTACCAGGTAAAGGAGAAACCATTGGCGCCCAACTCGTTGGCGACGCTCGTGTTCGCGGGGTCATGTTTACAGGGTCAACAGAAGTCGCAGGGTTACTTCAACGTAATATTGCTGGGCGCTTAGATGCACAAGGCCGGCCTACCCCGCTGATTGCAGAAACAGGCGGATTAAATGCCATGATCGTTGATTCGTCCGCGCTAACAGAACAGGTTGTTACTGATGTTGTGGCGTCTGCGTTTGATAGTGCGGGCCAGCGTTGTTCAGCCCTGCGTATTTTATGTATCCAAGAAGATGTCGCAGATAGAACTATTCGCATGTTAAAAGGCGCAATGGAAGAGTGCCGTATGGGGAACCCAGAGCATTTATCGACCGATATTGGCCCTGTGATTGACCGTGAAGCAAAAGAGAATATCGATCAACATATTCAAAAAATGCGCAGTAAAGGGAAATCAGTCTTCCAAGCTGCATTTGAGAATCATGATGATCAGCAAGAGCAACAAGAAGGAACCTATGTTAAGCCGACATTAATAGAACTTGATGATGTTAGTGAGCTGAAAAAAGAGATCTTTGGCCCTGTTCTCCACGTTGTACGTTTTAAACGAGATGAGCTAGAAGCACTTGTTGAACAAATTAATGCTGCCGGTTATGGACTGACACTGGGTGTTCACACTCGTATCGATGAAACTATCAACCAAGTCGTTTCAAAAGCGAAAGTTGGCAATCTTTACGTAAACCGCAATATGGTTGGTGCCGTTGTTGGCGTACAACCTTTTGGTGGTGAAGGTTTATCTGGAACTGGCCCTAAAGCAGGTGGGCCATTATACCTCTATCGTTTATTAAGCGAACGCCCAGATAACGCAGTTTCAAATACCCTAGAACGACAAGATAGCCATTTCCCCATGGATGCCAGTGCTAGAACTGTTTTACTTGAGCCATTTGAAGCACTGACACAATGGTCTGAAAAACAAAACTCGATTATTTCGCCTTCAGCGATTGAACTATTTACACGCCATAGTCAAACAGGAACCACCCGAGTGTTACCGGGCCCTACAGGTGAAAGAAACACCTACACTTTGCGCCCACGTGGATTGATTTTATGCCTTAGTGACAATGAACAAGATGGTTTAACCCAGCTAACCGCGGTACTTTCTGCGGGTTGTCAGGTGTTATGGCCAGATAGCGAACTCCATCAGAAGCTGTTTAAATCACTGCCTGAAAAAGTGAGAAAAACCATATCACTAACTAAAAACTGGATAGAAGCTAAAGAACCAATCGAAGGGGTTATTTATCATGGTGACAGCGATCAACTAAAAGAGGTTTGCGCGGTGGTTGCACAACGTAAAGGGCCAATTATTTCAGTACAAGGCTTTGAACGTGGTGAAACTAACTTGCTGACTGAACGCTTACTCCATGAACGTTCACTGAGCGTCAATACCGCTGCAGCAGGCGGTAATGCTAGCTTAATGACAATTGGATAA
- a CDS encoding YlaC family protein — MDIIKQILVEDLATINKRENRDGKPYFNSQFLANHPYLCIGMVAAYVPLAIILWYAPYFGPYWALGITILFIVLASVLLFDIKPVYHFEDIGVLDLRVCYNGEWFVTEPVSDNAISKIIDSQDVSPAIKQEISRLIALKGMISFYDIYHVAYPEVSTQLPGALAAQN, encoded by the coding sequence ATGGATATTATCAAACAAATACTCGTCGAAGATTTGGCTACCATCAATAAACGCGAAAACCGTGATGGGAAACCTTATTTTAATAGCCAATTTCTCGCCAACCACCCTTATTTATGTATTGGCATGGTTGCGGCTTATGTCCCCCTGGCCATAATTCTTTGGTATGCCCCTTATTTTGGCCCTTATTGGGCTCTAGGTATCACCATTCTTTTTATTGTATTAGCAAGTGTACTACTTTTTGACATCAAACCTGTTTATCACTTTGAAGATATTGGCGTCTTAGATTTACGTGTCTGTTATAACGGAGAATGGTTTGTCACTGAGCCCGTTTCTGATAACGCAATAAGCAAAATTATTGATTCACAAGATGTAAGCCCAGCTATCAAACAAGAAATATCGCGTTTAATTGCTTTAAAGGGGATGATTTCATTTTATGACATCTATCACGTCGCTTATCCTGAAGTTTCTACGCAATTACCAGGCGCACTTGCGGCTCAAAATTAA
- the dsrB gene encoding protein DsrB — protein MNINDRVYVKTDGEERREGTILLIEPFNEGVMYLIALPDYPEGIWFFNEKEGDEGIFVTPIER, from the coding sequence ATGAATATTAATGACCGTGTTTATGTAAAAACAGACGGAGAAGAGCGTCGAGAAGGAACTATTTTACTTATTGAACCCTTCAATGAAGGGGTAATGTATTTAATTGCATTACCTGATTACCCTGAAGGTATTTGGTTCTTTAATGAAAAAGAAGGCGATGAAGGGATTTTTGTTACGCCAATTGAAAGATAA